One genomic region from Bos indicus isolate NIAB-ARS_2022 breed Sahiwal x Tharparkar chromosome 17, NIAB-ARS_B.indTharparkar_mat_pri_1.0, whole genome shotgun sequence encodes:
- the LHFPL7 gene encoding LHFPL tetraspan subfamily member 7 protein, protein MVGSVWAALGLSLTCISAISLVSPAWFQTTTFSFGVLTYCSWPQGDSWNQSCGTFQSLDDIPDFAWKVSAAMLLGGWLLLAFSAILLLSWALAPKGLCPWRGSGPVPGVQAAAAIATIMGLLVFPISLASPFAKEACVASSMYHGGQCQLGWGYVTAILNAVLASLLSVIRRPHVTEVQRRTIFFSSDTESIILVPETTK, encoded by the exons ATGGTGGGCAGTGTGTGGGCAGCTCTGGGGCTTTCCCTCACCTGCATCTCGGCCATCAGCCTCGTCTCCCCTGcctggttccagaccaccaccttCTCCTTCGGTGTCCTCACCTACTGTTCCTGGCCTCAGGGTGACAGCTGGAACCAGAGCTGTGGGACCTTCCAGTCCCTGGATGACATTCCTGACTTTGCCTGGAAG GTTTCAGCTGCAATGCTCCTTGGAGGCTGGCTCCTATTGGCTTTCAGTGCAATTCTCCTCCTGTCCTGGGCCCTTGCCCCCAAAGGACTGTGCCCATGGAGGGGCAGTGGTCCAGTGCCAGGGGTACAGGCAGCAGCAG CCATCGCCACCATCATGGGCCTGCTGGTTTTCCCCATCAGCTTGGCCTCGCCGTTCGCCAAGGAAGCCTGTGTAGCCTCCTCCATGTACCATGGTGGTCAGTGCCAGCTAGGCTGGGGCTATGTGACCGCCATCCTCAACGCAGTTCTGGCCAGCCTCCTGTCCGTGATCAGGCGGCCCCACGTGACTGAGGTCCAGAGGAGGACCATCTTCTTCTCCAGTGACACTGAGAGCATCATCCTTGTGCCAGAAACGACCAAATGA